Proteins from a single region of Hymenobacter aquaticus:
- a CDS encoding KGG domain-containing protein: MITNNTARASAARTSTRAANSKTTPAGKSLRGFAAMDPAEQRRIASEGGKASHESGRGHRFTSEEARAAGRKGGQASRGRSNQGGATR; this comes from the coding sequence ATGATTACGAACAACACAGCCCGCGCCAGTGCCGCGCGTACCAGCACCCGCGCTGCCAACAGCAAAACCACGCCCGCCGGCAAAAGCCTCCGGGGCTTTGCCGCCATGGACCCGGCCGAACAGCGCCGCATAGCCAGTGAAGGAGGCAAGGCCTCGCATGAAAGTGGCCGCGGCCATCGTTTTACTTCAGAGGAAGCCCGTGCTGCCGGCCGTAAGGGGGGCCAGGCAAGTCGCGGACGGAGCAACCAGGGCGGTGCCACCCGATAG
- the menC gene encoding o-succinylbenzoate synthase, whose amino-acid sequence MLHLAYSRRVLRFNFPARTSRGALTEHYAYYLRLTDTAQPGREGVGEAAPLAGLSPDYGPDTETRIREFCRQFNQRQLAALSPAAAAALVPAELPALRFALETAALDLEQGGRRQLFDSPFSRGQAGIAINGLVWMGDAAFMREQIRKKLAEGYSCLKLKIGGIDFATELRLLAEIRAVAGPEQLTLRVDANGAFAPAEALDRLGQLARFALHSIEQPIRSGQWADMARVCRESPVPVALDEELIGVTDTQQQQALLDQIRPAYIILKPTLLGGLAATRHWIALAEARGIRWWLTSALESNVGLNAISQFAAQAAPPDFPQGLGTGQLYSNNVAAPLTIRGGQLHYEPDLGWGSLE is encoded by the coding sequence ATGCTGCACCTTGCCTATTCCCGGCGTGTTCTGCGCTTCAACTTCCCGGCCCGCACGTCCCGCGGGGCCCTCACCGAGCACTACGCCTACTACCTGCGCCTGACCGATACCGCCCAGCCCGGCCGGGAAGGCGTGGGCGAAGCCGCGCCCCTGGCCGGCCTCAGCCCTGACTACGGCCCCGACACCGAAACCCGCATCCGGGAATTTTGCCGGCAGTTCAACCAACGCCAGCTGGCCGCCCTCAGCCCCGCCGCCGCAGCGGCCCTGGTGCCGGCCGAGCTGCCCGCCCTGCGCTTCGCCCTCGAAACTGCCGCCCTCGACCTGGAGCAGGGTGGCCGGCGGCAGCTGTTCGACTCGCCCTTCAGCCGGGGGCAGGCCGGTATTGCCATCAACGGCCTGGTCTGGATGGGCGACGCGGCGTTTATGCGGGAGCAGATCCGGAAAAAGCTGGCCGAGGGCTACTCCTGCCTCAAGCTCAAAATCGGCGGCATCGACTTTGCCACCGAGCTGCGCCTGCTGGCCGAAATCCGGGCGGTGGCCGGGCCCGAACAGCTGACGTTGCGCGTCGATGCCAACGGGGCCTTTGCGCCCGCCGAGGCCCTGGACCGGCTCGGGCAGTTGGCCCGCTTTGCGCTGCACTCCATCGAGCAGCCCATCCGGTCCGGGCAGTGGGCCGATATGGCGCGGGTGTGCCGGGAGTCGCCGGTGCCGGTGGCGCTGGATGAGGAGCTCATTGGCGTAACCGACACCCAGCAGCAGCAGGCCCTGCTCGACCAGATCCGGCCGGCCTATATCATTCTCAAGCCCACGCTGCTCGGGGGGCTGGCCGCTACCCGGCACTGGATTGCCCTGGCCGAGGCCCGCGGCATCCGGTGGTGGCTCACCTCGGCCCTGGAATCCAACGTCGGCTTGAACGCCATCAGCCAGTTTGCGGCCCAGGCCGCGCCCCCCGATTTTCCGCAGGGCCTAGGCACCGGGCAGCTGTACTCCAACAACGTAGCCGCCCCGCTGACCATCCGGGGCGGGCAGCTGCACTACGAGCCCGACCTGGGCTGGGGTAGCTTGGAATAA
- a CDS encoding aspartyl protease family protein — MSRSGVYTFSCRRLSGLLRMTLLLVLACGLLTVGVAAQTPGPFQFAKPKAHKVKFHFELERNLIVVNAMLNGQGPFNFLLDTGVGTSLITDPSLRLALGLRTGRSFRVAGAGSEAPLEAAETDSVRVELPGVVAPNMLFLTLSEDILNLSGYVGMPIHGILGSDVFRSFVVEVRAAESLLVFHDPNSYRKPRGRRWTDVPLDLEGNKPYLTAEVQLTDSLQLPLKLILDTGAGHALSLETTSSSQLRVPPKRLRSQLGKGLNGFINGYLGRVSGMKLGRYQINSLLTSFPDSTDVAMRADVPRNGNIGFELLKRFDTVIDYTHNYLLLRPNLLYREPFEHDMCGMDLVAAGPDFRRYVITQIVPGSPAAQAGLQANDEILSINFLPASALSLTQISRILHSADGRKILLIVRHADGELGTTQVQLKREI, encoded by the coding sequence ATGTCCCGCTCCGGAGTATATACGTTCAGCTGCCGCCGCCTTTCGGGGCTGCTCCGGATGACTTTGTTGCTGGTGCTGGCCTGCGGTCTGCTCACCGTTGGGGTGGCCGCCCAAACGCCGGGCCCGTTTCAATTCGCGAAGCCCAAGGCCCATAAAGTGAAATTTCATTTCGAGCTGGAGCGTAACCTCATCGTGGTAAACGCCATGCTCAACGGACAGGGCCCGTTCAACTTTCTGCTCGATACCGGCGTGGGCACCTCGCTGATTACCGACCCCTCGCTGCGCCTGGCCCTGGGCCTGCGCACGGGCCGCAGCTTCCGGGTGGCCGGCGCGGGCAGCGAGGCCCCGCTGGAAGCCGCCGAAACCGACAGCGTGCGGGTGGAGCTGCCCGGCGTGGTGGCCCCGAACATGCTCTTTCTGACTCTGTCGGAGGATATTCTGAACCTGTCGGGCTACGTGGGCATGCCCATTCACGGCATCCTGGGCTCCGACGTGTTTCGCAGCTTTGTGGTGGAAGTGCGGGCCGCCGAAAGCTTGCTGGTGTTCCACGACCCGAATTCGTACCGCAAGCCCCGCGGCCGCCGCTGGACCGACGTGCCCCTCGACCTGGAAGGCAACAAGCCCTACCTGACCGCCGAAGTGCAGCTCACCGACTCGTTGCAGCTGCCCCTGAAGCTGATTCTGGACACCGGGGCGGGCCACGCCCTGTCGCTCGAAACCACGTCCAGTAGCCAGCTGCGGGTGCCGCCCAAACGGCTCCGCTCCCAGCTGGGCAAGGGCCTCAACGGGTTTATCAACGGCTACCTGGGGCGCGTGTCGGGCATGAAGCTGGGCCGCTACCAGATCAACTCCCTGCTCACCTCGTTTCCCGACTCGACCGACGTGGCCATGCGCGCCGACGTGCCCCGCAACGGTAACATCGGCTTCGAGTTGCTCAAGCGCTTCGACACGGTTATCGACTACACCCACAACTACCTGCTGCTGCGGCCCAACCTGCTGTACCGGGAGCCCTTCGAGCACGACATGTGCGGCATGGACCTGGTAGCGGCCGGCCCCGACTTCCGCCGCTACGTCATCACCCAGATTGTGCCCGGCTCGCCGGCCGCCCAAGCCGGCCTGCAAGCCAACGACGAGATATTGTCCATCAACTTTCTGCCCGCCAGCGCCTTGTCTTTAACCCAGATCAGTAGGATTCTGCACTCGGCCGATGGCCGCAAGATTCTGCTCATCGTGCGGCATGCCGACGGGGAGTTGGGCACGACGCAGGTGCAGCTCAAGCGCGAGATTTAA
- a CDS encoding lysophospholipid acyltransferase family protein, with protein MPTAPSPALPTPPPEIRANQHIYSDYFDEEFVYQLDKNILQLLDRVWFRSELVGFDEYPQRNNPDKPLIFASNHSGMAFPWDAMVALSHLWRKLPNLSDLPRPLSAPMLSQSALMNPFLVRNFWKRCGCVDATTLNFETMMYYQEHNLMLYPEGVPGIGKGFNRKYQLQRLATSIVRLGIQHRTDIIPFYTINGEYLNPYAYSWDWINNLSKKIGIPFIPMGPIVLMVLLQPWFFYMAFPAKLTFVLGSRIKPYELTDKAHDELSRAEYEALSEQVRGRMQTELDAAVRQYGQHPYRWGEMWQRIRQNWRYFPFFLPFAWPAVFTEFEKQYTRKTPPDVNLDLTSPGAWLRMIWRNPFTISFFIPILGWIPIAIRGYKGHRLGKRA; from the coding sequence ATGCCCACGGCCCCTTCGCCCGCGCTGCCCACCCCGCCGCCCGAAATCCGGGCCAACCAGCACATCTACTCCGATTATTTCGACGAGGAGTTCGTCTATCAGCTCGATAAGAACATCCTGCAGCTGCTCGACCGGGTCTGGTTCCGCTCCGAGCTGGTCGGCTTCGACGAGTACCCGCAGCGCAACAACCCCGACAAGCCCCTGATTTTCGCCTCCAACCACTCGGGCATGGCGTTTCCCTGGGATGCCATGGTGGCCCTGTCGCACTTGTGGCGCAAGCTGCCCAACCTCAGTGACTTGCCCCGGCCTTTGTCGGCGCCCATGCTTTCCCAGTCGGCCCTGATGAACCCGTTTCTGGTGCGCAACTTCTGGAAGCGCTGCGGCTGCGTGGATGCCACCACGCTGAACTTCGAGACGATGATGTACTACCAGGAGCACAACCTGATGCTCTACCCCGAGGGCGTGCCGGGCATCGGCAAGGGCTTCAACCGCAAGTACCAGCTGCAGCGCCTGGCTACCAGCATCGTGCGCCTGGGCATTCAGCACCGCACCGACATCATCCCGTTCTATACCATCAACGGCGAGTACCTCAACCCCTACGCCTACAGCTGGGACTGGATCAACAACCTGAGCAAGAAAATCGGGATTCCCTTTATTCCCATGGGCCCCATCGTGCTGATGGTGCTGCTGCAGCCCTGGTTTTTTTACATGGCCTTTCCGGCCAAGCTCACCTTCGTGCTGGGCTCCCGCATCAAACCCTACGAGCTGACCGACAAAGCCCACGACGAGCTGAGCCGGGCCGAGTACGAAGCTCTGTCGGAGCAGGTGCGGGGCCGCATGCAAACCGAGCTGGACGCCGCCGTGCGCCAGTACGGGCAGCACCCCTACCGCTGGGGCGAAATGTGGCAGCGCATCCGCCAGAACTGGCGCTACTTCCCCTTTTTCCTGCCTTTCGCCTGGCCCGCCGTCTTCACCGAGTTTGAAAAGCAGTACACCCGCAAAACCCCGCCCGACGTCAACCTGGACCTGACCAGCCCCGGCGCGTGGCTGCGCATGATCTGGCGCAACCCGTTTACCATCAGCTTCTTTATTCCGATTCTGGGCTGGATTCCCATTGCCATCCGGGGCTACAAAGGCCACCGGCTGGGAAAAAGAGCGTAG
- a CDS encoding alpha/beta hydrolase: MLLKQFLTAATAPLSRRRPTLAAMRLSLEMASLGQFMPWGVHLECFQLEGMAAEWVRPAPADPRRVLLYLHGGGYVLGSLNTHRSLVGALAQRCGMYALAIDYRKAPEHPFPAALDDALLAYRWLLRQGYRPHDIIVAGDSAGGGLTLALLLALRDGAGPLPAAAIGLSPWTDLVLPTATIRRVAHEELQFLEALAIRGWGGQYAGSAPLTEPLVSPVRAALHDLPPLLLQTSDAEVLYDDVLTFAAKARLAGVPVTLQTFAGLVHWWHLFWRVVPEARTALDQVAAFTQGIWAAQEAAARVVRAARASAKPAKTDLRPRARL; this comes from the coding sequence TTGCTCCTCAAACAATTCCTGACGGCGGCCACCGCGCCCCTGTCCCGCCGCCGGCCCACGCTGGCGGCCATGCGCCTGAGCCTGGAAATGGCCAGTCTCGGCCAGTTTATGCCCTGGGGCGTCCACCTCGAGTGCTTTCAGCTCGAGGGCATGGCCGCCGAGTGGGTGCGCCCCGCCCCGGCCGACCCGCGCCGGGTGCTGCTCTACCTGCACGGGGGCGGCTACGTGCTGGGCTCCCTGAACACGCACCGCAGCCTGGTGGGGGCCCTGGCGCAGCGCTGCGGCATGTACGCGCTGGCCATCGACTACCGCAAAGCGCCCGAACACCCCTTCCCGGCGGCCCTGGATGATGCCCTGCTGGCCTACCGCTGGCTGCTGCGCCAGGGCTACCGCCCCCACGACATCATCGTGGCCGGCGACTCGGCCGGTGGGGGCCTCACGCTGGCGTTGCTGCTGGCCCTGCGCGACGGGGCCGGGCCGCTGCCCGCCGCCGCCATTGGCCTTTCGCCCTGGACGGATCTGGTGCTGCCCACGGCTACCATCCGGCGGGTGGCCCACGAAGAGCTCCAGTTTCTGGAGGCCCTGGCTATCCGGGGCTGGGGCGGGCAGTACGCTGGCAGCGCCCCGCTGACCGAGCCGCTGGTGTCGCCGGTGCGGGCCGCCCTGCACGATCTGCCGCCGTTGCTGCTCCAGACTTCCGACGCCGAAGTGCTCTACGACGACGTGCTGACCTTTGCCGCCAAAGCCCGGCTGGCCGGCGTCCCCGTTACGCTGCAGACGTTTGCGGGCCTGGTACACTGGTGGCATTTGTTCTGGCGCGTGGTGCCCGAAGCCCGCACCGCCCTCGACCAGGTTGCAGCCTTCACCCAGGGCATCTGGGCCGCGCAGGAAGCCGCCGCGCGGGTCGTACGCGCGGCCCGCGCTTCGGCCAAACCTGCCAAAACGGATCTGCGGCCCCGCGCCCGGCTCTGA